From the Manihot esculenta cultivar AM560-2 chromosome 3, M.esculenta_v8, whole genome shotgun sequence genome, one window contains:
- the LOC110611254 gene encoding WD repeat-containing protein 44 — MSRNTHISHKDSAQKEKDKEEVEEEEEEEEEEEDEHFYESLDRIASSCCSCSVSNSDSDPDLNPTHSNSSSNSPGNNIDHPFPLPKFPLGVSKYDVWISEPASVSERRQRLLRQMGLSSQPSLSRAKPQGDINFNRSDSSDHSSQEGAGPSTSGGIVRLKSEGAGSRTDRNGGADECNDEFNSCCSSLCTSPSLLHVHSHRILSNDLMNVNNCDSSCDKNNKDSNNVVVFGSKKSTDVSSPKATALSTNKPPVGKYGRKMDAYRSDSTNSNGDLNGSCSNTMGELVEELDCNGDGGIDTAAAASETQVCTIKNLDNGKEFVVNEIREDGAWNKLKEVGTERQLTMEEFEMCVGHSPIVQELMRRQNVEDGTRENLDSNPNGGVGGGVSKLKKKGSWLRSIRSVAGNVTGNKERRSSDERDTGSDKGGRRSSSATDDSQDVSFHGPERVRVRQYGKSFKELSALYKFQEIQAHNGSIWSIKFSLDGRHLASAGEDCVIHVWQVIETERKGELLNDKPDDGNLNFLLTANGSPEASLLSPTADGHYEKKRRGRTSVSRKSLGLDHIVVPEIVFALTDKPICSFQGHLDDVLDLSWSKSQHLLSSSMDKTVRLWHLSSKTCLKIFSHSDYVTCIQFNPVDDRYFISGSLDAKVRIWSIPDRQVVDWNDLHEMVTAACYTPDGQGALVGSYKGSCRLYSTSENKLQQKYQIDLQNKKKKAHLKKITGFQFAWGSSSEVLITSADSRIRVVDGVDLVHKFKGFRNTNSQISASLTANGKHVVSASDDSYVYVWKHESDSRPCRSKGVTVARSYEHFHCQDVSVAIPWPGVGDAWGLEDAYYGEHNGLENHLDEVSVANHPPTPVEELSVNEGPQSLSGCTNSPLNGIICSATNGYFFDRISATWPEERLNLATRNWSPGTSVDFSDGMNPNMSAYGMVIVTAGLRGEIRAYQNFGLPVRI; from the exons ATGAGCAGGAACACCCACATCTCCCACAAGGACTCagcccaaaaagaaaaagataaagaagaagtagaggaggaggaggaggaggaagaagaagaagaagacgagcATTTCTACGAGTCCCTTGATCGCATTGCTTCTTCCTGTTGTTCCTGCTCCGTTTCCAACTCTGATTCCGATCCTGACCTCAATCCAACTCACTCCAATTCCAGTTCCAACTCTCCCGGTAATAATATTGACCACCCATTTCCGCTTCCTAAATTCCCCTTGGGGGTATCCAAGTACGATGTTTGGATCTCCGAGCCTGCTTCGGTGTCCGAACGTCGGCAGCGCTTGCTTCGTCAAATGGGCCTCAGTTCCCAACCTTCTCTCTCCCGGGCCAAACCCCAAGGAGATATAAACTTTAATCGTTCCGACTCATCGGATCATTCGAGTCAGGAAGGAGCAGGCCCCAGTACTTCTGGCGGCATTGTCCGTTTGAAATCAGAAGGTGCCGGTTCAAGAACGGATCGAAACGGTGGTGCTGACGAGTGTAATGATGAGTTTAATTCGTGTTGTTCTTCTTTGTGTACTTCTCCTTCTCTCTTACATGTTCATTCTCATCGGATTCTTTCAAATGATTTAATGAATGTAAATAACTGTGACTCCAGTTGTGACAAAAACAACAAGGACAGCAATaatgttgttgtttttggtaGCAAAAAATCCACCGACGTTTCTTCTCCCAAAGCTACTGCTCTTTCCACTAATAAGCCGCCTGTAGGTAAATATGGTAGGAAAATGGATGCCTATCGATCAGATTCCACGAATTCAAATGGTGATTTGAATGGAAGTTGCTCAAACACCATGGGAGAGCTTGTGGAGGAATTGGATTGTAATGGGGATGGTGGCATTGATACTGCAGCAGCGGCTTCAGAAACTCAAGTGTGTACCATTAAGAATCTTGACAATGGGAAAGAGTTTGTGGTTAATGAGATAAGGGAAGATGGGGCATGGAACAAGTTGAAAGAAGTGGGGACAGAGAGGCAGTTGACAATGGAGGAATTTGAAATGTGTGTGGGGCATTCACCAATCGTCCAAGAATTGATGAGGAGACAAAATGTAGAAGATGGTACCAGAGAAAATCTCGATTCCAACCCCAATGGAGGTGTTGGTGGCGGTGTTTCAAAGTTGAAAAAGAAGGGTAGCTGGCTtaggagtatcaggagcgtgGCAGGTAATGTAACGGGGAATAAAGAGAGAAGAAGTAGTGATGAGAGGGATACTGGGTCAGACAAGGGTGGAAGGAGGTCGAGTTCTGCTACAGATGACAGCCAGGATGTGTCATTTCATGGGCCTGAGAGAGTAAGGGTAAGGCAATATGGGAAGTCTTTCAAAGAATTGAGTGCACTTTACAAGTTTCAGGAGATCCAGGCACATAATGGATCTATATggagtattaagtttagtttagATGGAAGGCATCTTGCAAGTGCAGGTGAGGATTGTGTGATTCATGTTTGGCAGGTTATAGAGACTGAGAGAAAAGGGGAGCTGCTGAATGATAAACCGGATGATGGGAATCTTAACTTTTTGTTGACAGCAAATGGGTCACCTGAAGCTTCTCTGTTGTCACCAACTGCAGATGGTCATTATGAGAAGAAGAGGAGAGGGAGGACCTCTGTAAGTAGAAAATCTTTGGGCTTGGACCACATTGTTGTGCCAGAGATTGTGTTTGCACTTACAGATAAACCCATTTGTTCTTTCCAAGGACATCTAGATGATGTGCTTGACCTTTCATGGTCCAAGTCTCAG CACCTGCTTTCTTCTTCAATGGACAAAACAGTGCGCCTATGGCACTTGTCTAGCAAGACTTGTTTGAAGATATTCTCACACAGCGATTATG TAACTTGCATCCAGTTTAATCCTGTTGATGATAGATACTTCATTAGTGGGTCCTTAGATGCAAAGGTTCGCATATGGAGCATTCCTGATCGTCAAGTTGTCGATTGGAATGATCTGCATGAGATGGTTACTGCTGCTTGCTATACTCCAGATGGCCAG GGTGCACTTGTTGGCTCATACAAGGGAAGTTGCCGTTTATATAGTACATCTG AGAATAAGTTGcaacaaaaatatcaaattgaTCTAcagaataagaagaaaaaagCTCATCTTAAAAAAATCACTGGATTCCAG TTTGCATGGGGAAGTTCCTCAGAGGTGCTCATCACATCAGCAGATTCTCGAATCCGAGTTGTTGATGGTGTTGATCTGGTTCACAAGTTCAAAG GGTTTCGCAACACCAACAGCCAAATCTCAGCTTCCCTCACAGCAAATGGGAAACATGTAGTCTCTGCTAGTGACGAttcttatgtatatgtgtggaAGCATGAGTCCGATTCTCGACCTTGCAGAAGCAAAGGTGTTACTGTCGCACGGTCGTACGAGCATTTCCACTGTCAAGATGTGTCTGTGGCTATCCCATGGCCTGGTGTAGGGGATGCTTGGGGACTAGAGGATGCATATTATGGGGAACATAATGGACTTGAAAACCATCTTGACGAGGTCTCTGTTGCCAATCATCCTCCTACACCTGTTGAGGAATTAAGTGTTAATGAAGGTCCACAATCTTTATCTGGGTGCACAAATAGTCCGCTGAATGGAATTATTTGCAGTGCAACCAATGGTTACTTCTTTGATAGAATTTCAGCAACATGGCCGGAGGAAAGACTTAATTTAGCTACAAGAAACTGGAGCCCGGGCACTAGTGTGGATTTTTCAGATGGGATGAACCCAAATATGTCAGCCTATGGTATGGTGATTGTAACTGCTGGCCTTCGAGGGGAAATTAGAGCTTACCAAAATTTTGGATTGCCAGTTCGAATTTAA